The genomic region tcccctcaccgggccccgccccaccccgccctcccctcaccgggccccgccctgccccgccctgccccgccctgccctgccccgccctgccccgccctgccccgccctCACCGAGCTGGGCCCGATCCAGAAGTTCTCCTGTTGCACGTACTTGACATTCTCGTAGACTCCACGGTTGCGCAGCACCTGGGAGGTGGAAAGAAAGATAAGACAGAGCTCGGTCGCGCCCCCTCCCGTCAGAGTGGGCGGGAGGGAGTCCAGTCCTCGCAGGGCAGGGCCGGGAGGGCACCCGGCGGGCACTGGGGCTCACCGAGTCTACGGTCTCGTGCTGTGAGAAGCCCACGGGCGCCACGCCATAGATGCACACGGCTAGAATGGTGACGAGCGAGTGCACGAAGGTGAGCCAGTAGGTGAAGAAGGGCCTGCGGGGCAAAGCGTCAGCAGAGGCGCCATCCCCAACCTGGAGCACCCGCGCCCACCTGGAGTCGTGCCTGCCCTAAACCCCTCCCCTCGTGGCCTACCTGTGGTCGTCCATGTCCTCGATCTGGCGTTTGACATAGCTGTCAATTCGCTTGCGGTAAGTGCGGTTGGTTAGCCGGCCCACCATGCCCAGCCCATACGGCCGCTTCTCCCTGGCAAACAACTTGCGCACCGGCATCGCGATGCGCTGGCCCCGCCGCTGCCCCGCCGTGCTCACCACCTCCTGCCGCAGCCGCACCTTGGGCTGCGGGGCCGCTGCACCGCCCTCCTTCTGCTTGCGCCAGCCACGTtccaggggcctggggaggggggcacTGTCACCGCCAGCCCCAGAGCGCCCACACACTGCAGTCCATCCCCGGCGGGGCCAGGACGACCCTCCGAGTCTGTCCTGCTCCCATGTGCGACAGGCTGAAGTCAGCCCCGCCGACCAGAAGCAGAGCGGCCGGAGTCACTCCCGGGATGGCAGGCAGGTGGGGTCAGACCTATATCTGCGAGTATTGACGCCACCTCGTCGCCCACTGGATCCTCTCCAGGCTGTGGGCTCTGGGACGGCCATCCTCTTCCAGGGATGAGCAGCCCAATTTGAATGGTGCCCAGCCCTGGGGGCCCCAAACCTAGTTACCAAGCTGTGTTCCCAGTCCACGAGATGACCCCCTCCGGGGATCCCCTTGGGCCTCATGCCTTTGAGCAACTGCTCCTGACAGCCGGGAGGCGTTTCCCCCACGGAGCTCGCCAGGAGGCACTCACAGCATCAGATGGCTGCGCTCCAGCTCGCTGCGGTCCAGGGCACCGCCCGTGAGGTCCACCTGCTCTGGGGCTCTCTCCCAGTCTTTAAGCGCTGCCTCCGATGGGGACTCGAACACCTCGTCTGGGTAAGTGGACAGCTCCTCGTGGAGGACACCTTCCTGAGCAAATACGCACGGTCAGCGTGGGAAGCTCAGGCAGAGGGGTCAGGGTGATGGCGCCAGGCTCTTACCCGGGCAAAGAAGGACGTGTCCAGCTCATCAGGGAAGTCAGCTGTGTCCTCTTCCAGGAAGCTGGCAGGAGTGAAGCTTCGGCGCTGGGCGCGGCGTAACGTGCCATCCCTAACCGAGCGACCCTGCCAGCAAGGGAGTAAGCACGCGGTTCCATGCAACCAACCCGCCCCCAAACCCTACCTGGGCCCCTGCACCCACCTTCACCAGCGCAGCAGCTGCCCGGAAGCTCATCTTGGCCACCGACTCGCGCTTGCGCCGCCGCGGGAGCCGGTTGAAACCGGAGCGGGAGCTGGAGAAGGAGCAGAGGGAGGCGGCACCCGGCGTGACGGGCGTGTGCGGGGCGCTCGGGCCGTCGGCGGCATCATCCGCCAAGCGGAAGGCCCGGCCCCGGGCCAGGGGGTCTATGatctggaggaggggaggagatgcCGGAGTTGGGGCTGGGTCTGGCCAAGGGgtctccttccccaccctggaCCCCACTGTGGAGAACACAGCTGCTGCTCAACCCCCCACCCAGCGGGCCCCTGGACAGCTGAGTGGGTTTGGCCCGAGCCCAGTGCGCCCAGGGCCCCCTCTCCACCTGTGTTTGTGTTACAGTGCTGTCCATCCCAGGATGCTCCGCGTCCAGACTCTGGCCAAGGTTCAGTCCCAGGTCCCTGTCCTCCCTCAGGAGCCCCTCACCCCAGAGAGCATCTTAGGAGCCTTTACAGGAGCAGCCGACCACCATCTGAATCCAGGAGCTCCCAGGGACCGCCTTTGTTCTGGCTGACTGTGTCCCCGGCCCTGCCCAGAGGAGCTGCGTGAGGGACCCATGGGAGGGCGTACCTTCTGCATGCCCAGCTGGCACGGCCCCACGTACAGAGGAGGCGGCGTCTCGGTGCTGGTCAGCGACACATTGTCCTGGCTGGGCAGGTCTAGCTCCCGGATGAcctggggcttcagcttcccGTAGCGCTGGCTGCAGTGGCGGATGCTCTTGCGCTGCCACTTCTGGGTGCTGTCACTGTCCTTGCTCACTCCAAACCAGTCGGCCGTGCCCCTGCCAGGGGAGGGGGTCAGCGAGGTCGCCCGGCtgtccccgcccccggcccgggccTCAGAGGCGCTCCCCCTGGGCATGCCTGCCGCAGGCCTCCAGACCCTCCAGGGTCCCAGATGGGCTGTGGCTGATCAAGGGGAGAAGAGGGTTCCAGCCCTGGCCACCCCCGCACAGTCAGCCAACTCCAGACTGCCACCAGTACCAGAGACAGCAGGCCTGGGTGAAACGGGTGAGTGTTTCACACATGCCCTCACGCCATCCTTGAGGCTGGACAGAGGTCAGAGTTCAGCCAGACGGAGCGTGGCCACAAGCAGCAGCTGGGCTGGCACATGGTAGGACCCAGGAAGCGGGTGCGGCAGCCTGCGGCGGGCTGCCCACAGCCCTCGGACATGCAAGCAGAAACGCTGCTGCACCTGCCGTCAGGAGCCCTGGGGACACCAGCAACACCGCCAGCTCCGGGAGCCCACAAGCCATGCTCACACTCGCGGATGCCAACACACGCCTGCCCTGCCCACGGTACCTGAGCAGGGACCGAGAGAGACAGGCGCTGCGGGAGGGCCCTGCGGGCAGCAGGGGGCCCAACGGGGGCAGAGTGTGGACGCACAGAGAGCACACCCGGTGGCTGTCTGGGGCCAGAGCGTTGGGtggggagacagagaggagagagcaggTGCTGGGGGCAGAGAAAGGCGCAGGCGACGGCAGCCGGCCCCAGAGCAGGGGAGCGGGGATGCAGGGGCAAGATCAAGAAGGCCCCCGGCCCACTCCCAGCCCCGGGCCTGAAGGGACCCTGTGTGCTGCCTCTGCCTCAGGGCCCCGCCTGCCCCAAGCAGCCAGGACAGCCCAGTACCTGCGGATGGTCTGCGTGATGGACATCTGGCGCTGCAGCGCCGGCCGCCGGGGCTCCTGGTGGGGTGAAGGGACGCGGGTGGGTTCGGCCGGCATGCTCACGCTCCGCAGGAATGCCTGGCGTCTCAAGGGCTGGGCAACGGGGTCCTGGTGAGGGCGCTGGACGGGCTGGACCTGCAGCCCCCGCTGCCCCGGGCCTACCTGCAGGAAGCTGGGCTCCTCTGCTGCTGGGGGCACCACGGCCGGGATGTCCAGTTTCAGCCACGGCGGTTTCTTGTGctgcaggctgctgctgctgtcccTGCGGGCCTCGCCCATGGTTCAGGCAGACCAGGCGGGCCTGGGGGCATGGTGTGTTACTCAGTAACAGTGTGAGAGGAAATGCCGCTGGCCCAGGGGTTAGGACACAGCAGTTTAATACCGccatgggcctgggttcaatctcaggTCAGGGAACGGAGATCCCAAAGCCATGCGGCACGGTCAAAATACAACACGGACAGGTCTCTGCGGTTCCGCAGGCCCAGGCCCGGGAGGAGGGAGGGTCAGTGATAAACAGAAGAGATGGCCCCAGCACAGCTCAGCACCCACGGGCTCACTGCCTGTCTCTACATCTCAAGACATGGCCAGGCACACACTGGGTCCCCAGACGATACACATTCATGTGACAGACAGTTCAGGACCCACTATGAGCCAGTTACAGGTGCTCAGGACTCATTGGTGgagaaacaaatccaaaacaaagTTCCTATTTTGTGCTGGAGCAGAAGTCCAGACAGACAGGAAGCCCACGTGGATATACACTGTGCTAAAGGTTGCAAAGTATGACGGGGATAAAACGGCACATGACAGCTGCCTGCCCGGGAAGGCTGTGAAGCAGAGCCTTTTACTCTGACGTAAGAAGAAGCCTTACATCAGAGTAAAGACTCTCAGCGTGATCCAGAGAGCACAGCCACAGGCAGGCTGCTGCCCACACAGGGGATGGCCGGGGCAGAAGCACGAGGAAGCGCAGGGGCTGAGGAGCCAGCCTGGTCTGTACACAGGGCGAATCCCAGAGTGGCCTTCAGTATCCTAGCCACCATGACAGCTGCTCCAGAGACGGAAGGCCCACTATGTCCACGACAGGGTGCAGGGGCCCTCCCTCTCTCTGAGGAGGGACCACATGGTTTCCCAGAGGCCGAGGGTTCCGACAGCCAGGTGCTTGAGTGCGTGCCAAGCTGctttggtgtctgactctttgtgaccctgcggactgtaaggtgccaggttcctctttccatgggattctccaggcatactgtgggttgctgtgccctcctcttgggaatcttcccaacccggggactgaacccacgcctcttaaatctccttcactggcaggggggttctttaccactagcaccagctgggaagtccCGGGACCTCCTGAAAACCACCTAGTGGAAGCGCTGCTGTCACCACCAGGGGGCGCCACACACCAAGAAACGTCTGCAAAGCAGTTCCCTGTGGGGCGCAGACCGTACAGAATATGCACAAGGCAGGAGGCcggggttcgaaccctgggtggggaaggtcccctggagaaggaaacggctacccacttcagtcttcttgcctggagaatttttctatcgacagaggaacctggcaggctacagtccctggagttgcaaaggatcagacacgactgagcgactaacacttggaCTTACTTGCGCTTTGCTCAGCGCCACCCTAAGCCCCTACGAAGAgcaaaactagtggagatgatggaactccagctgagctatttcaaaccctaaaaaatgatgccgttaaagtgctgtgctcaatatgccaacaaatttggaaaactcagcagtggccaaggactggaaaaggtcagctttcattccaatcccaaagaaaggcagtgccaaagaatgttccaagtgaaagtccctcagtcgtgtccaactctttgtgaccccatgaactatacaatccatggaaatctctaggccagaatactggagtgggtagtctttcccttctccaggagatcctcccaacccagggatcaaacccagttcttccgcattgcagggatattgtttaccagctgagccacaaggtaagcccaagaatattggagtgggtagcctatcccttctccagtggatctccctgacctaggaatcaaaccagggtctactgcattgcagacagattctttaccaactgagctaactacctcacaactgcactcatttcacatgctagcaaagtaatgctcaaaattctccaagataggcttcaacagtacatgaaccaagaacttacagatgttcaagctggatttagaaaaggcagaggaaatagagagcaaattgccaacaccctctggatcactgaaaaagcaagagagttccagaaaaacatctacttctgctttattgactacgccaaagcctttgactgtgtggatcaccacaaactgtggaaaattcttcaagtgatggaaataccagactaccttacctgcctcctgagaaatctgtatgcaggtcaagaagcaacagttagaactggacgtggaacaacagactggttccaaattgggaaaggagtacgtcaaggctgtatattgtcaccctggttatttaacttatatgcatagtacatcatgcaaaatgccaagctggatgaatcacaagttggaatcaaaattgctgagagaaatattaataacctcagatatgcagatgacaccatccttatggcagaaagccaagaggaactaaagagcctcttgatgaaagtgaaagaagacggtgaaaaagttggcttaaaactcaatattcaaaaaacaaacatcatggcatctggtcccatcacttcatggcaaatagatggaggaaacaatggaaacagttacagactttcttttcttgggctccaaaatcactgcagatggtgactgcagccatgaaattaaaagatgcttgctccttggaagaaaagctatgacaaacctagacagcatattaaaaagcagacactactttgctgacaaagatccatctagtcaaagctatggtttttccagtagtcatgtgtggatgtgagagttggaccataaagaaagctgaatgccgaagaactgatgcttttgaactgtcatgttggagaagactcttgagagccccttggacagcaaggagatccaaccagtccatcctaaaggaaatcagtcctgaatattcactggaaagactgatgctgaagctgaactttggccacctgatgtgaagaactgactcagaaaagaccctgatgctgggaaagattgaaggcaggaggagaaggggatgacagaggatgagatggttggaaggcatcaccgattcaatggacatgagtttgaacaagctccaggagttggtggaggacagggaagcctggcatgctgcagttcaaggggtcgcaaagagtcggacatgactgagagactgaactgaactgagcctaagCTCCATTCCCCTGGGCACAGGGGCAGGGCCCAGGACCCAGCACTGAGGGGTTGATGTGGTCCACCCCAGCCCAGCCATGGGACCATGAGGCAGCAGCCACATAAGCAGGGCTCCTTGGCACTTACTTCCCTCTTCACAAAACAGCACTTTTCCAGCAAGTCTGCTtccctggccccagagaagaaCCACAGGGCCTGGaaacactctacacatggacatcaccaggtgggaAACatcaaaatcaaactgattatgttctttgcagccaaagacagagaagctctatatagtcagcaaaaacaagacctggaactgactgtggctcagaccatgagctccttattgcaaaatccaggctgaaattaaagaaagcagggaaaaccactaggccattcaaatatgacataaatcaaatcacttatgattaaacagtggaagtgacaaacagattcaagggattatatctgatagacagattgcctgaagaactatggacagaggttcataacattgtacagaaggttgtaatcaaaaccatccccccaaaaaagtaatgcatgaaggcaaagtggttgtctgaggaaagTATATAGAAAAAATAGCTAagcaaagaaaagagtgaaagacAAGCAAgacagggaaagatatacccaccagAATGCAGAcctccaaagaacagcaaggagagataagaaagcaatgcaaaaaaaaagaggataacagtagaatgggacagactagagatcactccaagaaaactggagatatcaagaggACATTTCATACAAGGATGGGAACACTAAAAGAGagaaatgataaggacctaacagaagaagagattaagaagaggtggcaagaatacacagaagagctgtacaaaaaaggtcttggtgacccagataatcatgatggtgtggtcactcacctacagccagacatcttggaatgtgaagtcaagcgggcttAAGGGAGCACCagtaccaacaaagctagtggaggtgatggaattccagctgagctatttaaaatcctcaaagatgatgctatgaaagtgtaccacacaatatgccagcaaatttggaaaactgagcagtggccacaggaccagaaaaggtcagttttcattccaatcccaaagaagagcaatgcccaAGAaggttcaaattaccatacaattggcTCATTTTGCAtgatagcaaggtaatactcaaaatccttcaagctaggcttcaacagtatgggaacttccagatgtacaagatggattttaaaaaggcagaggaaccagaaatcaaattgccaacacccattggatcatagagaaagcaagggaaccccagaaaaacatctacttctgtttcactgacttcgctaaagcctttgtgtggatcacaacaaactggaaaattcttaagagaagggaataccagaccaccttacctgcctcctgagaaatctgtatgcaggtcaagtggcaacagaactgggcatggaacaacagtctgattcaaaactgggaaagaagaacATCAAGGttgcatactgtcaccctgctaatttaacttatacgcagagtatatcatgcaaaatgctgggctggatgaatcacaagctggaatcaagattgccaggagaaatatcaataacctcagatatgcagatgacaccattcttatggcagaaagccaagaagaactaaagagcttcttgatgaaggtgaaagatgagagtgaaaaagctgacttaaaattcaacattcaaaaaagtaagatcatggcatccagtcccatcacttcatggcaaacagaagggggaaaagtggaaatagtgacagactttatttacttgggctccaaaatcactgtggacagtgactgcagctgcgaaattaaaagatgcttgctccttggaaggaaagctatgaccaacctagacagcatattaaaaatcagagacgtcactttgccaacaaaggtccgtctagtcaaagctatggtttttccagtggtcatgtatggatgtgagagttggaccataaagaagcttgagcactaaagaattgatgcttttgaattgtggtgttggagaagtctcttgagagtcccttgaactacaaggagaagcAACtggtccatcccaaaggaaatcagtcctgaatattcattggaaggacagatgctgaagctgaagctccaatactttggccacctgaagggaagagccgactcactgaaaaagaccctgatgctgggaaagactgaaggaaataggagaagcgggtgacagaggatgagacagctggatggtatcattgactcaatagacacgaatttgagcaaactccaggagacagtgaaggacagggaggcctggcatgctgcagtcacaaagagtcatgacttagcaactcagcaacaacaacaagcagAGAGCGTCCTCGTGCAGCGAGGCCACGGGGAGTAGGGGCGTTGTGGAGACTCTCACTTTCTCAGCCTCTCAAAGCACCCCAGACCCTGACAGATTCTGACCTGTGGGGCCTGCAGCTCATGCACCAACATCACGAGACACAGCCTCTACTTCTGAGCCTCCCCCTCAACTGCctggagagacacagagaggagacTACACATAGCAAAACTGAGGCCTAGGAAGGGATGCtggccttgcccaaggtcacataactaGAGATGCAGCTGCTACTGGCTCTGCACAGACCAGGGGAGGGACCCTGCTCGGAGCCTCCACCAGCTCGCTATGGACCTGAAGGCAGGTCTGACATGAAGGCATCTTAACTGAGAACTGAGTTCCTCTGGGGTCTGAACCAGGAGACCAACTCCCAACGTCCAACTCACACCACCACCCAGCCCAGAGTTGCACGGCTGTGGCAAAGCAGGCCACAAGTCAGCGTCCTGGGAGGCAGCGTCCTCGTCATCCACCAGCCCCCCTCCACAGATCCGGGAGACTGTGAGCTGCCCTGTGGGCAGGACACTGGTCTTGAGCACCAGTGATGGAATCTCAGACAGTACTAGGACGTTGGGAAGACAGAAGGAGCTCAGAAGCTGCAGGGCTGGGACGATACCCTGGGTCACCTTCTGAGCCGTGACTGGGCCGGGGCTGCCAGCTGGAGACCCGGGCAATCGGACCGCTCAGATGGTGCTGCGCCCCTGGGGCCTTGTGAGGAGGGGCCAGATAGGACAGGACCCCTCAGCATTTCAAGAGGAAGCCCTGTACCATCAGCCTGGCCCCGCCACCCTACCCCACAGCTCACATAGCCTCATACGCTCCTGGTGAGGCTACTGTGAGGTTCAGAGAGGAACCCGCAGGCGGCGTGCTGGAGACTGACCCCTGCAGAAgcttccacacacacacccagaacgTCTAGGTGCCACAAGATGGTCCTCCACTCAGGAGAGTCAGAAGCCCCTGCCCGCTGACGGGCGCGCACCACCACCCACACCTGTGACCCTCCAAGGCCCCTCCTCACAGCCAGCTCCCCCAGGACACACATTCTGCCCATGGGGGTCACCCTGCCAGGGCCTGGATCCCCCTGGCTAGGTCGGGAGCACAGCCACACATGTGCTTCCCATCCTGCCACACCAGACCCACAGTGCCCAGGGCAGGCCTGCTCCAGAGCCACGGCTCAGTGGCCACCGGGCATCTCAGAGTGTGGGCTAACAGGGGCCAGGCCCCATGAGGTGGGGTGACGGGATATGGAGTGACGGGATATTCCTAAAGATCCCCCTTCACTGGGgtctgggaggaggtgggagggggcggggggcacagagaggagccaggcaccccctgcccccaccagccaGGGCCAGCGGACACAGGAGCCTCTCACGAGGAAGACTCCAGCTCCCTCCTGGACACACAGACCTCCAGGTGCCCAATCCCACCCCCAGCACCCGCCGCATCTGGGGCCGAGGCTGGACGGTGCTCCGGATGCCACACGGCTCCATGCCCCCGGAGCTGCGGGTTCCCGGCCTGACCCCCCCTATGTGATCCGTACCCCCCGCCCCCCTCAACCCATGCCGAACTCTGGACCTCAAGCGGGTGGGGTTCACAGGCAGGGTTGGGAGTGGCTCCAGAGTGGGCCCCAAGGGTGTGGGGGAGGGACAGGCCCAGGCCGGACAAAGAGTCTGGGCTGGAAGGGGGCACAGCACCCGCCCAGAGGAGACAGTGGCTCAGTGTCTGGGTCTCCCTGGGCACACAGGGGGCTCTTGTTCCTAGACGGCCCCTGGGGGGGAGGGGTCTCCCAACAGCACCCCTGTCTGCAGCCCCCAGCACAGGGAGAGACCTCAGCCCAGGGAGGGCCTGCCTGCCACGGTCACGGCATCTGACTCACACCAGCGACACTCACGGCCGCACCCTCGGGCCCAGACCCACCAGGGACTCCCAGACAGGCCAAAGGAAGCGCGGGGAGGGACGGCACATCAACAGCAGCTCAGGAGCACGAGGTGATGcttggggggctgggggccacCACAAGGGCCACTGTAAGCAGGAACCAGCAAGGCAGAGGGCTAGCGGGAGGGGGCAGGCCCCCAAGGAGCAGCTGCAGCTGTTCTGGCAATGACCCCTGGAGGTCCTGGGCAGGGGCCCGGGAGGGCCCGGGAAGTAGGAGACAGAGTGGGAGCCTGGCCTGAGACAGGGTCCTGACCCAGCTCCCTCTGCTACCTGTAACCCTGAGCGAGCCTGAACCTTCCCCTCTCAAATCCAGATGCCACAGCAGAGCCTGGGACACACAAGTGCTCAAGAAGCAGCAGATTCAGAAACggctctgcctgccagtgcaggagacaagggttcgatccctgacccgggaagaccacacatgccgtggagcaattAAGTCCACATGCCGCAGCTTCTgaagagtccatgctccacaagaacAGTaggcaccgcagtgagaagcccgtgcacgtCGATAGGAGAGTGCCCCCGCCGGCCGCGACTAGTGAAGAGCCCACGCGGCAACACAGGCAAAGATAAGCAAACaaatataagta from Muntiacus reevesi chromosome 2, mMunRee1.1, whole genome shotgun sequence harbors:
- the RHBDF1 gene encoding inactive rhomboid protein 1 isoform X2 — protein: MGEARRDSSSSLQHKKPPWLKLDIPAVVPPAAEEPSFLQPLRRQAFLRSVSMPAEPTRVPSPHQEPRRPALQRQMSITQTIRRGTADWFGVSKDSDSTQKWQRKSIRHCSQRYGKLKPQVIRELDLPSQDNVSLTSTETPPPLYVGPCQLGMQKIIDPLARGRAFRLADDAADGPSAPHTPVTPGAASLCSFSSSRSGFNRLPRRRKRESVAKMSFRAAAALVKGRSVRDGTLRRAQRRSFTPASFLEEDTADFPDELDTSFFAREGVLHEELSTYPDEVFESPSEAALKDWERAPEQVDLTGGALDRSELERSHLMLPLERGWRKQKEGGAAAPQPKVRLRQEVVSTAGQRRGQRIAMPVRKLFAREKRPYGLGMVGRLTNRTYRKRIDSYVKRQIEDMDDHRPFFTYWLTFVHSLVTILAVCIYGVAPVGFSQHETVDSVLRNRGVYENVKYVQQENFWIGPSSEALIHLGAKFSPCMRQDPQVHSFIHAAREREKHSACCVRNDRSGCVQTSEEECSSTLAVWVKWPLHPSAPDLAGQKRRYGSVCHQDPRVCDEPSSEDPHEWPDDITKWPICTKNSAGNHTNHPHMDCVITGRPCCIGTKGRCEITSREYCDFMRGYFHEEATLCSQVHCMDDVCGLLPFLNPEVPDQFYRLWLSLFLHAGVLHCLVSVCFQMTVLRDLEKLAGWHRIAIIYLLSGVTGNLASAIFLPYRAEVGPAGSQFGILACLFVELFQSWQILARPWRAFFKLLAVVLFLFTFGLLPWIDNFAHISGFISGLFLSFAFLPYISFGRFDLYRKRCQIIVFQLVFLGLLAGLVVLFYFYPIRCEWCEFLTCIPFTDKFCEKYELDAQLH
- the RHBDF1 gene encoding inactive rhomboid protein 1 isoform X1, producing the protein MGEARRDSSSSLQHKKPPWLKLDIPAVVPPAAEEPSFLQVGPGQRGLQVQPVQRPHQDPVAQPLRRQAFLRSVSMPAEPTRVPSPHQEPRRPALQRQMSITQTIRRGTADWFGVSKDSDSTQKWQRKSIRHCSQRYGKLKPQVIRELDLPSQDNVSLTSTETPPPLYVGPCQLGMQKIIDPLARGRAFRLADDAADGPSAPHTPVTPGAASLCSFSSSRSGFNRLPRRRKRESVAKMSFRAAAALVKGRSVRDGTLRRAQRRSFTPASFLEEDTADFPDELDTSFFAREGVLHEELSTYPDEVFESPSEAALKDWERAPEQVDLTGGALDRSELERSHLMLPLERGWRKQKEGGAAAPQPKVRLRQEVVSTAGQRRGQRIAMPVRKLFAREKRPYGLGMVGRLTNRTYRKRIDSYVKRQIEDMDDHRPFFTYWLTFVHSLVTILAVCIYGVAPVGFSQHETVDSVLRNRGVYENVKYVQQENFWIGPSSEALIHLGAKFSPCMRQDPQVHSFIHAAREREKHSACCVRNDRSGCVQTSEEECSSTLAVWVKWPLHPSAPDLAGQKRRYGSVCHQDPRVCDEPSSEDPHEWPDDITKWPICTKNSAGNHTNHPHMDCVITGRPCCIGTKGRCEITSREYCDFMRGYFHEEATLCSQVHCMDDVCGLLPFLNPEVPDQFYRLWLSLFLHAGVLHCLVSVCFQMTVLRDLEKLAGWHRIAIIYLLSGVTGNLASAIFLPYRAEVGPAGSQFGILACLFVELFQSWQILARPWRAFFKLLAVVLFLFTFGLLPWIDNFAHISGFISGLFLSFAFLPYISFGRFDLYRKRCQIIVFQLVFLGLLAGLVVLFYFYPIRCEWCEFLTCIPFTDKFCEKYELDAQLH
- the RHBDF1 gene encoding inactive rhomboid protein 1 isoform X4, with protein sequence MGEARRDSSSSLQHKKPPWLKLDIPAVVPPAAEEPSFLQVGPGQRGLQVQPVQRPHQDPVAQPLRRQAFLRSVSMPAEPTRVPSPHQEPRRPALQRQMSITQTIRRGTADWFGVSKDSDSTQKWQRKSIRHCSQRYGKLKPQVIRELDLPSQDNVSLTSTETPPPLYVGPCQLGMQKIIDPLARGRAFRLADDAADGPSAPHTPVTPGAASLCSFSSSRSGFNRLPRRRKRESVAKMSFRAAAALVKGRSVRDGTLRRAQRRSFTPASFLEEDTADFPDELDTSFFAREGVLHEELSTYPDEVFESPSEAALKDWERAPEQVDLTGGALDRSELERSHLMLPLERGWRKQKEGGAAAPQPKVRLRQEVVSTAGQRRGQRIAMPVRKLFAREKRPYGLGMVGRLTNRTYRKRIDSYVKRQIEDMDDHRPFFTYWLTFVHSLVTILAVCIYGVAPVGFSQHETVDSVLRNRGVYENVKYVQQENFWIGPSSEALIHLGAKFSPCMRQDPQVHSFIHAAREREKHSACCVRNDRSGCVQTSEEECSSTLAVWVKWPLHPSAPDLAGQKRRYGSVCHQDPRVCDEPSSEDPHEWPDDITKWPICTKNSAGNHTNHPHMDCVITGRPCCIGTKGRCEITSREYCDFMRGYFHEEATLCSQVHCMDDVCGLLPFLNPEVPDQFYRLWLSLFLHAGVLHCLVSVCFQMTVLRDLEKLAGWHRIAIIYLLSGVTGNLASAIFLPYRAELRQV
- the RHBDF1 gene encoding inactive rhomboid protein 1 isoform X3, which produces MGEARRDSSSSLQHKKPPWLKLDIPAVVPPAAEEPSFLQEPRRPALQRQMSITQTIRRGTADWFGVSKDSDSTQKWQRKSIRHCSQRYGKLKPQVIRELDLPSQDNVSLTSTETPPPLYVGPCQLGMQKIIDPLARGRAFRLADDAADGPSAPHTPVTPGAASLCSFSSSRSGFNRLPRRRKRESVAKMSFRAAAALVKGRSVRDGTLRRAQRRSFTPASFLEEDTADFPDELDTSFFAREGVLHEELSTYPDEVFESPSEAALKDWERAPEQVDLTGGALDRSELERSHLMLPLERGWRKQKEGGAAAPQPKVRLRQEVVSTAGQRRGQRIAMPVRKLFAREKRPYGLGMVGRLTNRTYRKRIDSYVKRQIEDMDDHRPFFTYWLTFVHSLVTILAVCIYGVAPVGFSQHETVDSVLRNRGVYENVKYVQQENFWIGPSSEALIHLGAKFSPCMRQDPQVHSFIHAAREREKHSACCVRNDRSGCVQTSEEECSSTLAVWVKWPLHPSAPDLAGQKRRYGSVCHQDPRVCDEPSSEDPHEWPDDITKWPICTKNSAGNHTNHPHMDCVITGRPCCIGTKGRCEITSREYCDFMRGYFHEEATLCSQVHCMDDVCGLLPFLNPEVPDQFYRLWLSLFLHAGVLHCLVSVCFQMTVLRDLEKLAGWHRIAIIYLLSGVTGNLASAIFLPYRAEVGPAGSQFGILACLFVELFQSWQILARPWRAFFKLLAVVLFLFTFGLLPWIDNFAHISGFISGLFLSFAFLPYISFGRFDLYRKRCQIIVFQLVFLGLLAGLVVLFYFYPIRCEWCEFLTCIPFTDKFCEKYELDAQLH